The following coding sequences lie in one Novipirellula aureliae genomic window:
- a CDS encoding Na(+)/H(+) antiporter subunit B yields the protein MRAFPIIRIITKILIPYILLFAFYVQFHGDFGPGGGFQAGVILASALILYGLVFGLPAVQQVAPPRTVEKLMALGVSIYAGTGFLTMFLGGHFLDYEMLEHNWLTDYGVPAGQHLGIFLVECGVGITVTAVMTMIFYLFAGRRRVT from the coding sequence ATGAGAGCGTTTCCTATCATTCGAATCATTACCAAGATTCTGATTCCGTACATCTTGTTGTTTGCTTTCTACGTCCAATTTCATGGCGACTTTGGACCGGGGGGCGGATTTCAAGCGGGGGTGATCTTGGCGTCAGCATTGATTTTGTATGGATTGGTGTTCGGCTTGCCTGCCGTTCAGCAGGTTGCTCCACCGCGAACGGTCGAAAAACTGATGGCGCTGGGCGTCAGCATCTACGCGGGCACCGGCTTTTTGACGATGTTCCTCGGAGGTCATTTTCTCGACTACGAAATGCTCGAACATAATTGGTTGACCGATTACGGTGTTCCGGCGGGCCAGCACCTAGGCATCTTTTTGGTGGAATGTGGTGTCGGTATTACCGTGACGGCTGTGATGACGATGATCTTCTATTTATTCGCGGGCAGGAGACGAGTCACATGA
- a CDS encoding DUF1573 domain-containing protein, with protein MGSMLSRCFVLFVGMVVGGFFSGTPLRAQNWADKMFKVQSHDFRTVGRGAKAEFHFELTNLYEEDVHIAAVRSSCGCTTPSVTKDTLKTHETGAVVATFNTSTFVGKKGATFTVVFDKPYYAEVQLKVSGYIRTDITFDPPEVAFGEFRSGKPQERDVVISHTGNSNWRITDVRSHCSNLKVSLGQPELSPGLVRYRMHVTMQEDVPEGEIQERLTLISNDRSFPTTEMAISGRARAALSVSPAAVTLGSTSADAVVEKRLVVKGDEPFSVKEVVCDDKRFTFEVPVGSKKLHFVKMKFEGDGQAAQISQTIRIITDLPGDPSADCIVTGTLSAK; from the coding sequence ATGGGTTCAATGTTGAGTCGCTGTTTCGTATTGTTCGTAGGTATGGTGGTGGGTGGCTTTTTCTCGGGAACACCGCTGCGAGCCCAGAATTGGGCAGACAAGATGTTCAAGGTCCAATCTCACGATTTCCGAACGGTCGGACGCGGCGCGAAAGCGGAGTTCCATTTCGAACTCACCAATCTCTACGAAGAGGATGTGCATATTGCGGCGGTGCGAAGCAGTTGTGGATGCACCACCCCTTCGGTCACCAAAGATACCCTCAAAACTCACGAGACCGGAGCGGTCGTCGCGACGTTCAACACCAGTACGTTCGTTGGCAAGAAGGGAGCGACTTTTACGGTCGTATTCGATAAGCCCTATTACGCGGAAGTTCAATTGAAGGTCAGCGGCTACATCCGTACTGACATCACGTTTGATCCACCCGAAGTCGCATTCGGCGAATTCCGATCGGGTAAACCCCAAGAGCGTGATGTGGTCATCTCGCATACCGGTAACAGCAACTGGCGAATCACCGACGTCCGCAGCCACTGCAGCAACTTGAAGGTTTCGCTCGGACAACCTGAGCTATCGCCTGGATTGGTGCGTTATCGGATGCATGTCACGATGCAAGAGGATGTACCGGAAGGTGAGATTCAAGAGCGATTGACGCTGATCAGCAACGATCGCAGTTTTCCGACCACCGAAATGGCGATTTCAGGCCGCGCTCGAGCCGCGTTGAGTGTTTCGCCAGCCGCGGTGACGTTGGGATCGACATCCGCCGACGCCGTTGTTGAAAAACGCTTGGTTGTCAAAGGAGATGAGCCTTTTTCCGTGAAAGAAGTCGTTTGCGACGACAAGCGATTTACATTCGAAGTTCCCGTCGGCAGTAAAAAGTTGCACTTCGTCAAAATGAAGTTCGAAGGAGATGGACAAGCCGCTCAGATCTCTCAAACGATTCGCATCATCACGGATTTGCCCGGCGATCCGTCTGCAGATTGTATCGTCACCGGAACGTTGTCCGCCAAGTAA
- a CDS encoding HEAT repeat domain-containing protein — protein sequence MQSGDFTNHPNPFALHVDGNRPSRSSFRTAAKFFAMITLLFGVTLAVGSQSRQWIVNRLMSGFSELQVPEKQQRLAQISELGIPAIEPLVDAILDPETEVARTACELLRQSQNHWTSFDWSDSRTYHEELVKQLARISSAIPEGRTGWTTSLIQQTIMESVQKDDAASKNLYNFASQTLGSMSLSTGSGPSVLDTQPLDQNAPVRLMVRSKPLPVADAESFGAWTDWPTPQSRETSSHIPSDEQPSQESKPGASVYRSSASKLRPVESGENIVLRDIQATKPDSLAAETVPVSASPLAVTQSPPAANGTIVPTSYLTDSAFESYDDQSVIHWLGSEEASLRQKAKLELMRRGFSAQQIEIATQIASPDSASRLALVDAIARSRIENPRPWLAILLNDSYREVRLKTISVIATMNDPEMMQTLRSRLEQERDPIVNARIRRVLKLR from the coding sequence ATGCAATCCGGCGACTTCACGAATCACCCCAACCCATTTGCTCTGCACGTTGATGGCAACCGTCCGTCCAGGTCCTCCTTCCGAACGGCTGCAAAGTTCTTTGCCATGATCACGCTCTTGTTTGGCGTGACCCTTGCCGTCGGTAGCCAAAGCCGCCAATGGATTGTAAACCGTTTGATGAGCGGCTTTAGTGAATTGCAGGTGCCCGAAAAGCAGCAGCGATTGGCTCAAATCTCGGAGCTTGGTATTCCGGCAATCGAACCACTTGTCGATGCCATCCTTGATCCAGAAACCGAGGTCGCTCGGACCGCTTGCGAATTGCTTCGGCAATCGCAAAACCATTGGACCTCTTTTGACTGGTCGGACTCGCGAACCTACCATGAAGAACTCGTTAAACAACTCGCCCGGATCTCCTCTGCAATCCCAGAGGGACGCACCGGATGGACGACTTCCTTGATCCAGCAAACGATTATGGAGTCGGTGCAAAAAGATGACGCTGCTTCAAAGAACCTCTACAATTTCGCCTCTCAAACGCTCGGCAGTATGTCGCTCAGCACGGGTTCAGGGCCGAGCGTCCTCGATACCCAACCGCTCGACCAGAACGCTCCGGTGCGTTTAATGGTCCGCTCAAAGCCGTTGCCCGTTGCGGATGCGGAGAGTTTCGGGGCGTGGACCGATTGGCCAACCCCGCAGTCCCGCGAAACATCGTCGCACATTCCATCGGATGAGCAACCCTCGCAAGAATCAAAGCCAGGTGCGTCCGTTTATCGGTCGAGTGCATCGAAACTGCGACCCGTTGAATCAGGTGAAAACATTGTTTTGCGTGATATCCAAGCGACCAAACCCGACTCCTTGGCGGCGGAGACCGTGCCTGTTTCTGCTTCTCCGCTCGCTGTCACGCAATCGCCGCCTGCTGCAAACGGTACGATTGTTCCCACCAGTTATTTAACCGATTCCGCGTTTGAATCCTACGACGACCAATCGGTCATCCATTGGCTCGGCAGTGAAGAGGCATCCCTTCGGCAGAAGGCCAAATTGGAACTGATGCGGCGTGGTTTCTCGGCACAGCAGATCGAGATTGCGACTCAGATTGCATCGCCTGATTCCGCGTCGCGTTTAGCACTCGTCGACGCGATTGCACGTTCACGAATCGAGAATCCTCGACCCTGGCTCGCCATTTTGCTCAACGATTCGTACCGCGAGGTGAGGCTGAAAACGATCTCGGTGATCGCGACAATGAACGACCCCGAGATGATGCAAACTCTACGAAGTCGACTCGAGCAAGAACGCGACCCGATCGTAAACGCCCGCATCCGACGGGTTTTGAAACTCCGCTAG
- a CDS encoding monovalent cation/H+ antiporter subunit D family protein, whose protein sequence is MIDFNLPILLIVIPLMAAPLCVLVGHRRAAYAICLLTTYAVFAIAVALMIKVSSEGVIRYNIGNWEPPYGIEYVADGLSSFVVMFVSALGAMVMTYAPASIAKEIPESKHYLFFATYLLCLTGLLGICITGDLFNLFVFLEISSLSSYALISLGRTRRAPLAAFHYLILGSVGATFILIGIGLVYQMTGTLNMADIAGRLPIDHGPRTVLVAFAFMTIGLFIKVAVFPLHSWLPNAYTYAPSVVTCFIAATATKVSVYALLRIVFSIFTMQFAFEQLPLRTALMVLALVGIFAASTAAIFQENVKRLLAYSSIAQIGYILLGISMANQAGLTAGISHMFNHAIIKGGLFMVVGCFALQLGSVQLSDWRGAGRTMPWTSTAWAIGGLGLIGVPLTAGFVSKWLLLTSAFQTHHVIVAVLMLLSSLLAVVYVWRVVETLFFSEPTEVTAAAKEAPLTMLVPTYLMMGSILLFGFWTTYSADLAAAAAASLLGVAP, encoded by the coding sequence GTGATCGATTTCAATTTGCCAATCCTACTAATCGTCATCCCATTGATGGCTGCCCCCCTATGCGTGTTGGTCGGCCATCGACGGGCGGCTTACGCGATTTGTTTGTTGACCACCTATGCGGTGTTTGCAATTGCGGTGGCTTTGATGATAAAAGTTTCCTCCGAAGGGGTCATCCGATACAACATCGGCAACTGGGAACCGCCGTATGGAATCGAGTACGTTGCCGATGGTTTGAGTAGCTTTGTGGTGATGTTCGTCTCGGCTCTCGGAGCGATGGTGATGACTTATGCACCGGCCAGTATTGCCAAAGAAATCCCTGAATCGAAACACTATCTGTTCTTTGCAACCTACCTGCTTTGCCTAACGGGGTTATTGGGGATTTGCATCACCGGAGACCTGTTTAATCTGTTTGTGTTTTTGGAAATTTCGTCGTTATCATCTTATGCACTGATCAGTTTAGGCCGAACGCGACGTGCTCCGCTGGCAGCTTTCCACTACTTGATTTTAGGCAGTGTGGGGGCGACGTTCATCTTGATCGGAATCGGATTGGTCTACCAAATGACCGGCACGCTGAACATGGCGGATATTGCTGGCCGTTTGCCGATCGACCATGGGCCGCGAACCGTTTTGGTCGCGTTTGCCTTCATGACGATCGGTCTGTTTATCAAAGTCGCTGTCTTTCCACTTCATTCTTGGCTGCCAAATGCCTACACCTATGCTCCTTCGGTGGTCACTTGCTTTATTGCTGCGACAGCGACCAAGGTATCGGTTTACGCATTGCTGAGAATCGTGTTCAGCATTTTTACGATGCAATTCGCGTTCGAGCAGTTACCGCTGCGAACGGCGCTTATGGTTTTGGCACTCGTCGGGATCTTTGCGGCATCGACGGCTGCGATTTTCCAAGAAAACGTAAAGCGTTTGTTGGCCTATTCGAGTATTGCCCAAATCGGCTACATCTTGCTCGGTATTAGTATGGCCAATCAAGCAGGCTTGACTGCCGGGATTAGTCATATGTTCAATCACGCGATCATCAAAGGTGGCTTGTTTATGGTGGTTGGCTGTTTCGCTCTGCAGCTTGGCTCGGTTCAGCTTTCCGATTGGCGTGGTGCCGGGCGGACGATGCCATGGACGTCGACGGCTTGGGCCATTGGTGGACTCGGTTTGATCGGTGTTCCCCTAACCGCTGGCTTTGTTAGTAAATGGCTACTACTAACGTCCGCGTTTCAAACCCACCATGTTATCGTTGCCGTCTTAATGCTTCTCAGTTCGCTGTTGGCGGTCGTGTATGTATGGCGAGTCGTCGAGACGCTGTTCTTTAGCGAGCCGACGGAGGTAACGGCGGCTGCAAAAGAGGCTCCGCTAACAATGCTTGTGCCAACCTACCTGATGATGGGATCGATTTTGTTGTTCGGTTTTTGGACGACGTATTCGGCTGACTTGGCTGCGGCTGCGGCTGCGTCGCTATTGGGAGTCGCACCATGA
- the mnhG gene encoding monovalent cation/H(+) antiporter subunit G yields MSLWDIFSWVLLITGSIFSMIGGIGIVRLPEFYSRMHGAGITDTMGAGLIVAGLMCQSGLSLTTLKLVAILFFLLITSPSSCHALARSAMEHSFMPGVDLDSSRRAGRSGSGRSESGGPAIAEQKDAIKSASQEKGTESA; encoded by the coding sequence ATGAGCCTTTGGGATATTTTCAGTTGGGTGTTGTTGATTACGGGGTCGATCTTTTCGATGATCGGCGGGATTGGAATTGTACGACTCCCCGAATTCTATTCTCGAATGCACGGTGCCGGGATAACCGACACGATGGGTGCTGGATTGATTGTTGCTGGGTTGATGTGTCAATCGGGACTTAGCCTCACAACGTTGAAGCTTGTTGCGATTCTTTTCTTCCTGCTGATCACGAGCCCGAGTTCTTGCCACGCACTGGCGCGATCAGCGATGGAACACAGCTTTATGCCAGGCGTCGACTTGGATTCGAGTCGCCGGGCGGGCCGCTCTGGATCCGGCCGCTCTGAGTCAGGCGGGCCTGCGATAGCAGAGCAGAAGGACGCGATCAAGTCGGCTTCGCAAGAGAAGGGAACCGAGTCAGCATGA
- a CDS encoding DUF4040 domain-containing protein encodes MSLLIDFSILAFLVVTAVTIARLRDLWAAIMFTGIYSFLSASWMLVLDAPDVAFTEAAVGAGISTVLMLGTLKLTGNRIPRLKRIRVLPLVLVLTTGLILGYGTLDMPHFADPQAPIHLHPSPSFVERSLHDMHGLPNIVTSILASYRGYDTLGETTVVLTAGIAVMLILRRDKTPSSDLVGKDSTFGASTK; translated from the coding sequence ATGAGTTTATTGATCGATTTTTCCATTCTGGCTTTTCTGGTCGTCACGGCTGTCACCATTGCTCGGCTTCGAGACTTGTGGGCCGCGATCATGTTTACGGGTATCTACAGCTTTTTGAGTGCAAGTTGGATGCTGGTTCTTGATGCACCCGATGTGGCGTTTACCGAGGCGGCGGTCGGTGCTGGGATCTCAACGGTATTGATGCTTGGCACCTTAAAACTGACCGGCAATCGAATACCGCGTCTCAAGCGAATTCGAGTGCTGCCGCTCGTATTGGTCTTAACGACCGGACTAATCCTAGGCTACGGCACGCTCGACATGCCGCATTTTGCGGATCCACAAGCACCGATTCACCTGCATCCCTCCCCATCGTTTGTTGAGCGGTCCTTGCATGACATGCATGGACTACCCAACATTGTGACTTCGATTTTGGCTAGCTATCGTGGCTACGACACGCTCGGAGAAACGACCGTGGTTTTAACGGCTGGTATTGCCGTGATGCTTATTTTGCGTCGAGACAAGACACCGTCGAGCGACTTGGTTGGCAAAGACTCAACATTCGGAGCGTCAACCAAATGA
- a CDS encoding cation:proton antiporter subunit C, translating to MNLEQIFGLYNYWIVICLMMTGFYIVIASQNMVKVVLGLNIFQTSVILMYVTMGKVEGGTAPIVPPAIANGHAAEAATGHAAAEAIIYSNPLPSVLMLTAIVVGIATTSLALALIVRIREEYGTIDESEVLEMDLQS from the coding sequence ATGAATTTGGAGCAAATTTTTGGGCTATACAATTATTGGATCGTGATTTGTTTGATGATGACGGGGTTCTATATTGTGATCGCCAGCCAAAACATGGTGAAGGTCGTGTTGGGGTTAAACATCTTTCAAACATCCGTCATTCTGATGTACGTGACGATGGGAAAAGTGGAAGGAGGCACGGCACCGATTGTTCCGCCAGCAATCGCGAATGGACATGCGGCCGAGGCAGCGACTGGACATGCGGCAGCCGAGGCGATCATTTACTCCAATCCACTTCCGAGTGTTCTGATGCTTACCGCGATCGTCGTCGGTATTGCGACCACCTCGTTAGCACTCGCATTGATCGTTCGAATTCGTGAAGAATACGGCACGATCGATGAAAGCGAAGTCTTAGAAATGGATCTTCAATCGTGA
- a CDS encoding Na+/H+ antiporter subunit E, giving the protein MKYSLILLGLLFASWCVWSGHFDNPFLLSLGVLSSFFCLWLSLRMKIVDEEGTPLELGILPLARYIPYLGMEVVKSNLTVAKIILSRDLPLRRCVVTTKMGPKTELGRVILANSITLTPGTVSICLDDDNISIHALSQVEADEDIAGEMDRKVCELEGAR; this is encoded by the coding sequence ATGAAATACTCACTGATTTTACTTGGATTGCTATTCGCCTCTTGGTGTGTTTGGTCAGGTCATTTTGACAATCCATTTCTGTTATCGCTCGGTGTACTTTCCAGTTTTTTCTGCTTGTGGTTATCGCTGCGAATGAAAATCGTGGACGAGGAAGGGACTCCGTTAGAATTAGGCATTCTGCCGTTGGCGAGGTATATCCCCTATCTGGGAATGGAAGTCGTCAAATCAAACTTGACGGTTGCCAAGATCATCTTGTCTCGCGATCTTCCTCTGCGTCGCTGTGTGGTGACGACCAAGATGGGCCCTAAAACGGAATTGGGACGCGTCATTTTGGCGAATTCAATCACGTTGACTCCCGGAACCGTTTCGATCTGTTTGGACGACGACAACATTTCCATCCATGCGCTCTCACAGGTGGAGGCCGACGAGGATATCGCGGGCGAAATGGACCGTAAAGTTTGCGAATTGGAGGGGGCGAGATGA
- a CDS encoding proton-conducting transporter transmembrane domain-containing protein encodes MMTPENLIVAALVLPLVALLLINAFGEWPNVREACMLAVSGMLFLVTCGLASHVFAGERPMWSVGEMIPGFEIAFKVEPLGMLFALVASGLWILTSVYAIGYMRGHHEQHQTRFYCCFAIAIFAAMAAAFSSNLFTLFVAYELMTVSTYPLVTHHGTKAARDGGRVYLGILLSTSIAFFMLAVAWTWFLAGTLDFTPGGILNFAYADGKINDLQLGVLLGLFAFGIGKAALMPFHRWLPAAMVAPTPVSALLHAVAVVKVGVFSVLKVVVYIFGIDLLQLSGVSVWLAYVAGATILIASLVAMSKDNLKARLAYSTISQLAYITLGAALATPNSVIGGGMHIAMHAVGKITLFFCAGAIYVAAHKTNISELRGLGRKMPFTFAAFLVAAVSIIGLPPGGGAWSKWFLAIGTVEAHLYLLLAALMISSLLNIAYLIPIPIRAFMAPLETDSIGDHNFTDSGDTDSGDTGSGDTDSGDTGSGIQEAPWMCVVPLCITALLSVMLFFSAEWIYDVLLPITTK; translated from the coding sequence ATGATGACCCCAGAGAACTTGATCGTCGCAGCTCTGGTTTTGCCATTGGTCGCGTTGCTGCTCATCAATGCGTTTGGTGAATGGCCAAACGTACGTGAAGCGTGCATGTTAGCGGTTTCTGGCATGCTGTTTTTGGTCACTTGTGGATTGGCAAGTCATGTCTTTGCGGGCGAGCGACCGATGTGGTCCGTGGGCGAAATGATCCCAGGCTTCGAAATCGCTTTCAAAGTCGAACCGCTTGGAATGCTGTTCGCACTCGTTGCATCCGGCTTGTGGATTCTGACAAGTGTTTATGCAATCGGCTATATGCGTGGTCATCATGAACAGCATCAAACTCGATTCTATTGCTGTTTCGCGATTGCGATTTTCGCCGCAATGGCTGCCGCGTTCTCCAGCAATCTTTTTACATTATTTGTCGCTTATGAATTGATGACCGTGTCGACCTACCCGCTCGTTACCCATCACGGCACCAAGGCAGCACGCGATGGTGGGCGAGTCTACTTGGGAATATTGCTTTCGACATCGATCGCGTTCTTCATGTTGGCGGTCGCCTGGACTTGGTTTCTAGCCGGTACGCTCGATTTTACGCCTGGTGGGATTTTAAACTTTGCGTATGCCGATGGTAAAATCAATGATCTGCAGCTCGGCGTCTTGCTGGGGCTATTTGCATTTGGCATTGGCAAGGCCGCGCTCATGCCATTTCATCGTTGGCTGCCCGCTGCGATGGTCGCTCCGACACCCGTTAGTGCTCTGTTGCACGCGGTCGCCGTCGTAAAGGTCGGCGTCTTCTCGGTGCTAAAAGTGGTCGTGTACATTTTCGGCATCGATTTGCTACAGCTCAGTGGCGTTAGCGTTTGGTTAGCTTACGTTGCCGGCGCGACGATACTCATCGCTTCATTGGTTGCAATGAGCAAAGATAATCTGAAAGCTCGCTTGGCTTACTCCACCATTAGCCAGTTAGCCTACATCACGCTTGGCGCGGCGTTGGCGACTCCGAACAGTGTGATCGGTGGTGGCATGCACATTGCGATGCATGCGGTCGGCAAAATCACGCTCTTCTTTTGTGCGGGTGCGATCTACGTCGCCGCTCATAAGACGAACATCAGTGAACTGCGAGGGTTGGGGCGGAAAATGCCATTCACGTTTGCTGCTTTCTTGGTTGCCGCGGTTAGCATCATCGGATTGCCACCGGGCGGTGGCGCCTGGAGCAAATGGTTTTTGGCGATTGGAACGGTCGAGGCACACCTCTATCTGTTGTTGGCGGCATTGATGATTAGTTCATTATTGAATATCGCCTACTTGATCCCGATCCCCATTCGCGCGTTTATGGCTCCGTTAGAAACCGATTCCATCGGCGACCACAATTTCACAGACAGCGGGGACACAGACAGTGGGGACACAGGCAGCGGGGACACAGACAGTGGGGACACAGGCAGCGGGATTCAGGAGGCACCTTGGATGTGCGTCGTCCCGCTTTGCATCACTGCCTTGTTGAGCGTCATGTTGTTCTTTAGCGCCGAGTGGATCTACGACGTTTTGCTGCCCATTACGACGAAATAA
- a CDS encoding patatin-like phospholipase family protein: MKLTNFLRNRTAKGQNEPMQAPRMRRAVIALGGGGARGLAHLGAIQAIGEAGIRIERFVGVSLGAMVGAMCAAEPSAPKVQAQALEFLSSEAFSRDQRRLFGSTKQPMDDSQSTLIAWYNRVKHLYSAHRRLTRAATTRSLLPSELLAAAVDALIPDRQFSDLPRSLSIVAVDLRSGHRVVIENGSVRQAVLASMAIPGIFPPVDIDGMLLADIGVIDSLPSIVAKTYASDLSIAVDVGQYPNRVEDCTTALDVMMRMQDIGERMMRREKREASDIVICPQLDSIEWFDFRKPLWIIERGHAAAHQKLKAWRAETRRPLETRRPPP, encoded by the coding sequence ATGAAACTGACCAACTTTCTCCGAAATCGAACCGCAAAGGGACAAAACGAGCCGATGCAAGCTCCGCGGATGCGGCGAGCCGTGATCGCTCTCGGAGGTGGCGGTGCCAGAGGACTTGCCCATCTGGGGGCGATCCAGGCGATCGGTGAGGCAGGAATCCGAATCGAACGATTTGTCGGAGTCAGTTTGGGAGCGATGGTAGGTGCAATGTGCGCCGCAGAACCGTCGGCTCCGAAAGTGCAAGCTCAAGCGCTGGAGTTTTTGTCGTCAGAGGCTTTTTCGCGGGACCAGCGACGATTGTTTGGTTCGACGAAACAGCCTATGGATGATTCGCAGAGTACCCTGATCGCTTGGTACAACCGCGTCAAGCATCTCTATTCCGCGCACCGCCGGTTAACTCGGGCGGCCACAACGCGATCTTTGCTGCCGTCGGAGTTGTTGGCTGCTGCTGTCGATGCCCTTATTCCTGATCGGCAGTTTTCTGATTTGCCAAGATCCCTCAGTATCGTCGCGGTCGATCTTCGCAGCGGCCATCGGGTCGTCATTGAAAACGGATCGGTTCGCCAAGCGGTGCTGGCATCGATGGCAATCCCAGGCATTTTTCCTCCCGTGGATATCGATGGAATGCTGCTCGCTGACATTGGGGTGATCGATTCCCTGCCATCGATTGTGGCAAAAACTTACGCATCCGATTTGTCGATCGCCGTCGATGTGGGCCAGTATCCAAACCGAGTCGAGGATTGCACCACCGCGCTCGATGTGATGATGCGCATGCAGGATATCGGCGAGAGAATGATGCGCCGCGAAAAGCGAGAGGCCTCCGATATCGTGATTTGCCCTCAGCTGGATAGCATCGAGTGGTTCGATTTCCGCAAACCACTTTGGATTATTGAACGCGGGCACGCAGCCGCCCATCAAAAGTTGAAAGCTTGGCGCGCGGAAACTCGCAGGCCGCTGGAAACTCGTAGGCCGCCGCCTTGA
- a CDS encoding monovalent cation/H+ antiporter complex subunit F — MNNIDWMFAITAIGILLTMSLALTRAICGPTVFDRVLALNTFGTKTVLFICVVDFMTTRDDFLDLALLYSLMNFIGMVALLRFTHDESLADQEPA, encoded by the coding sequence ATGAACAACATTGATTGGATGTTTGCGATTACAGCGATTGGAATTCTGCTGACGATGTCATTGGCGTTGACCCGGGCGATTTGTGGGCCAACGGTTTTCGACCGCGTTTTGGCCCTCAACACATTCGGCACAAAGACCGTGCTTTTTATATGCGTTGTTGACTTCATGACGACTCGTGATGATTTCCTCGATCTGGCACTACTCTACAGCTTGATGAACTTCATTGGCATGGTCGCTTTGCTAAGGTTTACCCACGACGAATCTTTAGCGGATCAGGAGCCGGCGTGA
- the uxaC gene encoding glucuronate isomerase: protein MKVPFIHEEFLLETEASRRLFHDYAVSEPILDYHCHLPPKDVAENRQFNNLFEIWLEGDHYKWRAMRAAGVEERLCTGDADPYDKFLAWARTVPQTLCNPLYHWTHLELKRYFGIDVLLNEQTAPAVWEQANELLASAELSAHGILNRFKVKVVGTTDDPTDDLSYHQAIAKSELSTKVFPTFRPDKAFNVHQPQVWNDWVDALERATGQSISTLDEFLDALKKRHDFFHEIGGRLSDHGMEKCYADFPSDAEAAAIFGKARSGTAVTSVEMGQFASHILLSVGRWNAEKGWTMQLHLGARRNNNTRLFNSVGPDTGFDSIADTPQIAPLGQLLDRLDQENALPKTIVYNLNPADNYAFATMVGNFQDGSIPGKMQFGSGWWFLDQKEAMEWQIRTLANLGLLSRFVGMLTDSRSFMSYPRHEYFRRVLCNLLGRDMQLGQLPGDFDLVGGMVRDICYANAKQFTGLANGLG from the coding sequence ATGAAGGTTCCATTTATTCACGAAGAGTTTCTGTTGGAGACCGAGGCGTCCCGTCGGCTGTTTCATGATTACGCCGTGAGCGAACCGATTTTGGATTACCATTGTCATTTGCCGCCGAAGGATGTGGCGGAAAACCGCCAGTTCAATAATTTGTTTGAGATTTGGCTCGAAGGCGACCACTACAAATGGCGAGCAATGCGGGCCGCAGGGGTTGAAGAGCGACTCTGCACCGGGGATGCCGATCCGTATGACAAGTTTTTGGCTTGGGCGCGGACGGTACCACAAACCTTGTGCAACCCGCTGTATCACTGGACGCACTTGGAGCTGAAACGCTATTTCGGCATCGACGTGTTGCTGAACGAACAAACCGCACCGGCGGTTTGGGAGCAAGCCAACGAGCTACTCGCTTCAGCGGAGCTTTCCGCGCATGGCATCCTGAATCGATTCAAGGTCAAAGTGGTCGGCACGACAGACGATCCAACGGACGATCTATCGTATCACCAAGCCATCGCCAAGTCGGAGCTCAGCACCAAGGTTTTTCCGACGTTTCGCCCTGACAAGGCGTTCAACGTGCATCAACCACAAGTTTGGAATGATTGGGTCGATGCCTTGGAGCGAGCTACGGGCCAGAGTATTTCTACGCTGGATGAGTTCCTTGATGCACTCAAGAAACGCCACGATTTCTTTCATGAAATCGGTGGGCGTCTCTCCGACCACGGCATGGAGAAATGTTATGCAGACTTTCCGAGCGATGCCGAGGCAGCAGCGATCTTCGGCAAAGCTCGTTCCGGAACGGCCGTGACGAGCGTGGAAATGGGCCAGTTCGCCAGCCACATCCTGCTCTCGGTTGGGCGTTGGAACGCTGAAAAAGGTTGGACGATGCAATTGCACCTCGGAGCTCGCCGTAACAATAACACTCGCTTGTTCAACTCCGTCGGTCCTGATACCGGGTTCGATTCGATCGCAGATACCCCGCAGATCGCACCCCTCGGTCAGCTCCTCGATCGGCTCGACCAAGAAAACGCTTTGCCGAAAACGATCGTCTATAACTTGAACCCTGCAGACAACTACGCCTTTGCAACGATGGTGGGTAACTTTCAAGATGGATCGATTCCGGGCAAGATGCAATTCGGTTCGGGGTGGTGGTTCCTGGATCAAAAGGAGGCGATGGAGTGGCAAATACGAACGCTAGCAAACCTGGGGTTACTTTCGCGGTTTGTTGGGATGCTGACCGATTCTCGTTCGTTTATGTCCTATCCACGTCATGAATACTTCCGGCGTGTACTGTGCAATTTACTCGGCCGCGATATGCAGTTGGGCCAACTGCCGGGCGACTTCGATTTGGTCGGCGGCATGGTCCGGGACATCTGCTACGCCAACGCGAAGCAGTTCACGGGCTTGGCTAACGGGCTTGGCTAG